One Scleropages formosus chromosome 8, fSclFor1.1, whole genome shotgun sequence DNA window includes the following coding sequences:
- the dhx58 gene encoding ATP-dependent RNA helicase DHX58, which yields MEEIRLYRYQEEVVRPALEGKNIIIWLPTGGGKTRAAVYVTKRHLETKPGAKVAVLVNKVHLVDQHYTKEFSPFLGRDYRVVSISGDSSQKDFFGSVVQDNDVVICTAQILENAMENKEEGKHVKLTDFTLLIFDECHHTHKESVYNKIMGHYVERRLARDRDLPQVLGLTASPGTGGAKTLEKAKEHVLQICANLDASAITSSREHAEELRQKVPRPRKEYDIVEQRVEDPFGDHLKWMMKRIHAFMDMEDNCKPFGTQEYEAEVVLLEKRGVMETNRLLAQCALHLRKYNDALLVNDTVRMVDALRLLDNFYSNHRESRTGLDGTDVFLFGLFEENKTELKTLAAMSRYENPKLAKLESTLLKQFGTQGMSRGILFCKTRVSTHYLYDWVLASRVLQKAGVKAAILTGAGNQANHMTQNDQKRTIQRFREGVLNLLVSTSVAEEGLDIPECNLVVRYGLLTNEIAMQQASGRARAENSVYSVVALKDGREQRREKTNEYLEELTRQAVSEVQRMAPRDFQLKIRELQRDALVTRRLAELRLQDRRRRYPSASVTLSCRTCNIAVACGSDIQVIENTHYVNINPNFKMYYRTGGQVQLTKTFEDWTPGRKISCADCGKEWGMEMIYKNVTLPNLAIKSFALATPDSREPVKKWKDVQFAIEEFDYSEYCLKKFPDLL from the exons ATGGAGGAGATTCGCCTGTACCGGTACCAGGAAGAAGTGGTTCGACCAGCTCTGGAGGGCAAGAACATCATTATATGGCTGCCGACGGGAGGGGGGAAGACCCGTGCTGCGGTTTACGTGACCAAGAGGCACCTGGAGACTAAGCCCGGGGCCAAGGTGGCGGTTCTAGTGAACAAG GTTCATCTGGTGGACCAGCACTATACGAAGGAGTTCAGCCCCTTCCTCGGGAGGGACTACAGAGTTGTGTCCATCAGCGGTGACTCCAGCCAGAAGGACTTCTTTGGTTCGGTAGTTCAGGACAATGACGTGGTCATCTGCACCGCCCAGATCCTGGAGAATGCCATGGAGAACAAGGAGGAGGGGAAGCATGTCAAGCTCACAG ACTTCACCTTGCTCATCTTTGATGAGTGTCACCACACGCACAAGGAAAGTGTTTACAACAAGATCATGGGCCACTACGTGGAGCGAAGGCTGGCAAGGGACAGGGACCTGCCACAGGTTTTGGGCCTCACAGCCTCCCCTGGAACTGGGGGAGCCAAGACGCTGGAGAAGGCCAAGGAGCACGTCCTGCAG ATCTGCGCCAACCTCGATGCCTCGGCGATCACGTCCTCCCGGGAACATGCCGAGGAGCTGAGGCAGAAAGTGCCGAGGCCCAGGAAGGAGTATGACATCGTGGAGCAGAGAGTGGAG GATCCCTTTGGAGATCATCTGAAGTGGATGATGAAACGGATTCACGCCTTCATGGACATGGAGGATAACTGCAAACCCTTTGGCACGCAGGAGTACGAGGCAGAGGTGGTGCTTTTGGAGAAGAGAG GGGTGATGGAGACGAACCGGCTGCTGGCCCAGTGCGCGCTGCACCTGCGGAAGTACAACGATGCTCTGCTGGTCAACGACACCGTGCGCATGGTGGATGCCCTCAGGCTCCTGGACAACTTCTACAGCAACCACAGGGAGAGCCGCACCGGCCTGGACGGCACTGACGTCTTCCTCTTTGGGCTGTTTGAGG AGAACAAGACTGAGCTGAAGACGCTGGCAGCCATGTCCAGGTACGAGAACCCTAAGCTGGCCAAGCTGGAGAGCACCCTCCTGAAGCAGTTTGGAACGCAGGGCATGTCTCGGGGGATCCTGTTCTGCAAGACGCGCGTGAGCACCCATTACCTGTACGACTGGGTGTTGGCCAGCCGCGTGCTGCAGAAGGCCGGCGTCAAGGCTGCCATTCTCACCGGTGCGGGCAACCAGGCCAACCACATGACCCAG AACGACCAGAAGCGGACCATCCAGAGGTTCCGCGAGGGTGTCCTGAACCTGCTCGTCTCAACCAGCGTGGCCGAGGAGGGCCTGGACATCCCAGAGTGCAACCTGGTGGTGCGCTACGGTCTGCTGACCAACGAGATCGCCATGCAGCAGGCCAGCGGCCGGGCCCGGGCCGAGAACAGCGTCTATTCGGTGGTGGCCTTGAAGGATGGACGCGAGCAGCGCCGGGAGAAGACCAACGAGTACCTGGAGGAGTTGACGCGCCAGGCAGTCAGCGAAGTGCAGCGCATGGCGCCGCGGGATTTCCAGCTCAAA atcCGGGAGCTGCAGAGGGACGCTCTGGTCACCCGCCGGCTGGCTGAGCTGCGGTTGCAGGACAGGCGGAGGCGCTACCCCTCTGCGAGCGTCACGCTCAGCTGTCGCACCTGCAACATCGCCGTTGCCTGCGGCAGCGACATCCAGGTCATCGAGAACACGCACTACGTCAACATCAACCCCAACTTCAA GATGTACTACCGGACTGGCGGTCAGGTGCAACTGACCAAGACGTTCGAGGATTGGACTCCGGGCCGTAAAATCAGCTGCGCCGATTGCGGGAAG